From Nocardioides daedukensis, the proteins below share one genomic window:
- a CDS encoding N-6 DNA methylase, with product MKDHMKNPSGQALLAPSDIAKLGDVSAAAVSNWRKRANDFPAPAGGTDARPLFARDQVIAWMKANNKPMVGRASADAVAAANLVGDMFGGSAQAEDGARLVVTLLAARKLSTESTHDYPLWQAFLARANEDGFEALRQLGIEYELDRWDELVALPGWVDQIPPRISASVAEIVDNIATTDAAEAADSVLNRAISTRGRAGSEHGYIGSRVSTFLARISAQDARGVVYDPACGLGDVLMQIHDLAPDDAIEWMEAHDINTEAVMLADQRAFLRDAPLALNNVDVLSKDPFVDYPADLIVAEPPLGMKYDRFDLMDPRWVYGTPSPGSSEFAWIQHAVAHLAEGGVAYVVTAGGPLFRGGRDGEIRRRLIADGCVEAIYQLPGKLLQHLSIPVVVWVLRRPGSAESIRFVNSATDTVLGGRKVFESTNPNAEVSIDDVLAGDCNLVPERWIGLDTPDPTEVVENYTASLEEVQAAARSVSTISELQPVKGIESSRVVSVRELQEAGIIAIRMGRERPAGPNETPDPRRLSGRDVVHRDIGPVENDQSDSSDVTVPGEVVVATTGRLAAVLDESGGHTLGMGLVGLRVLSPQLRPDYLAAVVDGNWNRRFFTGATIQRISAKELEIPLLSLEDQEEFVRSAAHLQQVRALAQELLNSTSEALEHLAELARYASVTPQ from the coding sequence ATGAAGGACCACATGAAGAACCCATCCGGCCAGGCGCTTCTGGCCCCTTCTGACATCGCCAAACTCGGCGACGTCTCCGCTGCCGCAGTGTCCAATTGGCGCAAGCGTGCGAACGACTTCCCGGCCCCCGCAGGGGGGACTGATGCTCGACCGCTGTTCGCCCGGGACCAAGTCATCGCCTGGATGAAGGCCAACAACAAGCCCATGGTGGGACGCGCCTCGGCCGACGCAGTGGCAGCGGCCAACCTGGTTGGAGACATGTTCGGTGGTTCGGCCCAGGCCGAGGACGGCGCTCGACTAGTCGTCACGCTGCTCGCAGCGAGGAAGTTGTCGACCGAGTCAACTCATGACTACCCCCTCTGGCAGGCCTTCCTCGCGCGCGCCAACGAAGACGGTTTCGAGGCGCTTCGCCAGCTCGGGATTGAGTATGAGTTGGATCGCTGGGATGAGCTCGTCGCCCTTCCAGGATGGGTCGACCAAATCCCCCCCCGCATCTCTGCAAGCGTTGCCGAGATCGTTGACAACATCGCGACTACCGATGCCGCAGAGGCGGCCGACTCGGTCCTCAACCGAGCCATCTCCACTCGAGGCCGCGCAGGCAGCGAGCACGGCTACATCGGCAGTCGAGTGTCCACCTTCCTCGCACGCATCAGTGCTCAGGACGCCCGCGGAGTCGTCTACGACCCAGCTTGCGGCCTCGGAGATGTACTCATGCAGATCCATGACCTGGCCCCAGACGATGCCATCGAGTGGATGGAGGCCCACGACATCAACACAGAGGCAGTGATGCTTGCGGACCAACGAGCCTTCCTGCGCGATGCACCGCTGGCGCTGAACAACGTCGACGTGCTGTCCAAAGATCCTTTCGTGGACTATCCGGCGGACCTGATCGTGGCCGAGCCCCCGCTAGGCATGAAGTACGACCGGTTCGACCTGATGGATCCTCGGTGGGTCTACGGAACCCCGAGTCCAGGCAGCAGTGAATTCGCGTGGATCCAGCATGCAGTGGCTCATCTGGCCGAGGGAGGAGTCGCGTACGTGGTTACGGCCGGCGGACCGCTGTTCCGTGGTGGGCGTGATGGCGAAATCCGGCGACGACTCATTGCCGATGGCTGCGTCGAAGCGATCTACCAACTGCCAGGGAAGCTGTTGCAGCATTTATCGATCCCGGTCGTCGTGTGGGTGTTGCGTCGCCCTGGCTCAGCGGAGTCCATCAGGTTTGTGAACTCGGCGACCGACACAGTGCTCGGGGGGCGGAAAGTTTTCGAGTCGACGAACCCAAACGCCGAAGTGTCGATCGATGACGTTCTCGCTGGCGACTGCAACCTGGTGCCAGAGCGCTGGATCGGGCTCGACACCCCAGACCCCACCGAGGTCGTCGAGAACTACACCGCATCCCTTGAGGAAGTCCAGGCGGCGGCCCGGTCGGTCAGCACCATCAGCGAGCTCCAGCCGGTCAAAGGCATCGAAAGCTCACGTGTGGTGTCCGTTCGTGAACTACAGGAAGCCGGCATCATCGCGATCCGGATGGGGCGGGAGCGCCCCGCCGGCCCGAACGAGACTCCGGATCCGCGCAGATTGTCGGGCCGAGACGTGGTGCATCGAGACATCGGACCGGTCGAGAACGACCAGTCGGACTCAAGTGACGTCACTGTGCCCGGTGAAGTCGTGGTGGCGACTACCGGTCGCCTTGCCGCCGTGCTAGACGAGTCCGGTGGACACACCCTGGGGATGGGTCTGGTCGGACTTCGAGTTCTCAGTCCTCAACTCAGGCCGGACTACCTTGCTGCGGTTGTCGATGGGAACTGGAACCGGCGCTTCTTCACTGGGGCGACGATCCAGCGAATTTCTGCCAAGGAGCTTGAGATCCCCTTGTTGTCGCTCGAAGACCAAGAGGAATTTGTTCGCTCCGCTGCACACCTGCAGCAGGTGCGTGCTCTGGCGCAGGAACTTCTCAACTCCACCAGCGAGGCGCTGGAGCACCTCGCTGAGTTGGCGCGATACGCGTCGGTGACGCCCCAATGA
- a CDS encoding NYN domain-containing protein: protein MSSNLAAVLPLKAAHSPRGRQLILVDIENVVGGAVLTPAAARWARTQIESVLSVRADDHVVIGMSHVGLFDSALAWPGKKYVVNSGPNGADLALLAEMESVRVERYDEVVLVSGDGIFTEAVSALIDRGARVTVLTHRAHCSKRLRLAAHETVDLQPGHNISSDNGAAR, encoded by the coding sequence ATGTCCAGCAATCTGGCGGCCGTGCTCCCGCTTAAAGCAGCACACTCCCCGCGTGGTCGCCAGCTCATTCTGGTTGACATCGAGAACGTTGTCGGTGGTGCGGTGCTTACGCCCGCCGCCGCCCGTTGGGCCCGTACGCAGATCGAATCAGTACTCAGTGTCCGGGCTGACGATCATGTCGTGATCGGTATGAGCCACGTCGGTCTCTTCGACTCTGCGCTGGCTTGGCCTGGCAAGAAGTACGTAGTGAACTCCGGGCCGAACGGTGCCGATCTTGCGCTCCTCGCCGAGATGGAATCAGTGCGCGTCGAGCGGTACGACGAGGTGGTGCTCGTGAGTGGTGATGGGATCTTCACCGAAGCTGTCAGCGCGCTGATCGATCGAGGTGCTCGGGTCACTGTGCTGACTCATCGGGCGCATTGCTCCAAGCGCTTGCGCCTCGCCGCTCACGAGACTGTCGACCTCCAGCCCGGCCACAACATCAGCTCCGACAATGGAGCCGCCCGATGA
- the dnaB gene encoding replicative DNA helicase, translating into MTTTDNSRSGPPPEFPPDDQWGDGPAAYEPGNAPRAANDRTPPQDNAAEQSVLGSMLLSKDAIAEVSEVMRGGDYYRPAHEIIHDAIIDLFGRGEPADPITVANELQRRGQLERVGGAPYLHTLSANVPIAANAGYYAEIVREKAVLRRMVNAGTKIVQLGYSGEGEVDKLVDAAQSEVYQIADKRSQEDYAPLSDIMESVLDEIEAIGNREEGIYGVPTGFADFDDLTNGLHKGQMIIIAARPAMGKSTLALDLCRAASIHNGLASVFFSLEMGRAEITMRLLSAEAKVPLNHIRNGNMTDDDWARLARKMGEVSSAPMFIDDSPNMTMMEIRSKARRLKQNHDLRLIVIDYMQLMSSGKKVESRQLEVSEFSRQIKLLAKELELPIIALSQLNRGPEQRTDKRPMMSDLRESGSLEQDADMVILLHREDVYEKESTRPGEADLIVAKHRNGQTRDITVAFQGHYSRFVDMAH; encoded by the coding sequence ATGACGACGACTGATAACTCCCGAAGCGGGCCACCGCCGGAGTTCCCACCGGACGACCAGTGGGGTGACGGACCGGCTGCCTACGAGCCAGGAAATGCCCCGCGCGCGGCCAACGATCGCACCCCGCCGCAGGACAACGCTGCCGAGCAGAGCGTCCTGGGCTCGATGCTGCTCTCCAAGGACGCGATCGCCGAAGTCAGCGAAGTGATGCGTGGCGGCGACTACTACCGGCCCGCGCACGAGATCATCCACGACGCCATCATCGACCTCTTCGGTCGCGGCGAACCTGCCGATCCGATCACCGTCGCCAACGAGTTGCAACGCCGCGGCCAGCTGGAGCGCGTGGGCGGTGCGCCATACCTGCACACCCTGTCGGCCAACGTGCCGATTGCCGCCAATGCCGGCTACTACGCAGAGATCGTGCGCGAGAAGGCCGTGCTGCGGCGGATGGTGAACGCGGGCACGAAGATCGTCCAGCTCGGTTATTCGGGGGAGGGCGAGGTCGACAAGCTGGTCGACGCCGCGCAGTCCGAGGTCTACCAGATCGCCGACAAGCGATCGCAGGAGGACTACGCGCCGCTGTCGGACATCATGGAGAGCGTCCTCGACGAGATCGAGGCGATCGGCAACCGCGAGGAAGGCATCTATGGCGTGCCGACCGGGTTCGCCGACTTCGACGACCTGACCAACGGTCTGCACAAGGGCCAGATGATCATCATCGCGGCGCGACCGGCGATGGGAAAGTCCACGCTGGCCCTCGACCTGTGCCGCGCGGCCTCGATCCACAACGGCCTGGCCAGCGTGTTCTTCAGCCTCGAAATGGGGCGCGCCGAGATCACCATGCGGCTGCTCTCGGCCGAGGCGAAGGTCCCGCTGAACCACATCCGCAACGGCAACATGACCGACGACGACTGGGCGCGTCTGGCGCGGAAGATGGGCGAGGTGTCGTCGGCGCCGATGTTCATCGACGACAGCCCGAACATGACGATGATGGAGATCCGCTCCAAGGCTCGTCGCCTCAAGCAGAACCACGACCTGCGCCTGATCGTGATCGACTACATGCAACTGATGTCGTCGGGCAAGAAGGTCGAGTCGCGCCAGCTCGAGGTCTCGGAGTTCTCGCGTCAGATCAAGCTGCTGGCCAAGGAGCTCGAGCTGCCGATCATCGCGCTGAGCCAATTGAACCGTGGTCCCGAGCAGCGCACCGACAAGCGCCCGATGATGTCGGACCTGCGTGAGTCGGGCAGCTTGGAGCAGGACGCCGACATGGTGATCCTGCTCCACCGCGAGGACGTCTATGAGAAGGAGTCCACTCGCCCCGGCGAAGCGGACCTGATCGTGGCCAAGCACCGAAACGGGCAGACGCGCGACATCACGGTGGCGTTCCAGGGTCACTACAGCCGGTTCGTGGACATGGCCCACTGA